A window from Elusimicrobiota bacterium encodes these proteins:
- the rsmD gene encoding Ribosomal RNA small subunit methyltransferase D translates to MKILSGTARGRTVRTLPNNPLVRPILARIKKSVFDIIRPRIVGSHFLDLYAGTGSVGLEALSEGASHATFVEQEPKCVRLIHENITLFKFDSQASVFRMSAVGDLSFLPKNFDLIFMGPPYKDAQKNPLALVTPTLENISKYSLLNPKGLVIAQHHKNEKVTSFGPWNLKRQEKYGDTLVTFFTLTPA, encoded by the coding sequence ATGAAAATTCTCAGCGGCACCGCACGGGGACGAACCGTGCGAACCCTTCCCAACAATCCGCTTGTTCGACCGATCCTTGCGCGAATCAAAAAATCTGTCTTTGACATCATCCGGCCTCGAATAGTGGGAAGTCATTTTTTGGACCTCTATGCTGGAACGGGTTCGGTGGGACTTGAAGCCTTATCGGAGGGAGCCAGTCATGCCACCTTCGTTGAACAAGAGCCGAAATGCGTTCGATTAATCCATGAAAACATCACGCTGTTTAAATTCGACAGCCAAGCTTCGGTCTTCCGAATGAGTGCCGTTGGGGACCTCTCCTTTTTACCGAAAAATTTCGATTTGATCTTTATGGGGCCTCCTTACAAAGACGCCCAAAAAAATCCCCTGGCTTTGGTGACACCCACTCTCGAAAACATCTCGAAATATTCCTTGTTAAATCCAAAAGGTTTGGTTATTGCCCAGCACCACAAAAATGAAAAGGTGACCTCCTTCGGCCCTTGGAACTTGAAGCGGCAAGAGAAATACGGGGACACCTTGGTCACTTTTTTTACCCTGACTCCCGCATGA
- the argD gene encoding Acetylornithine aminotransferase — protein MNNPFAEKELKHFLHTFKRQPLLIAKAKGALVWDNHGKKYFDFFSGLAVCGVGHNHPKVVQAIRSQAGKVLHSSNYFYTHPQMQLAESLTRRYEGSRVFFSNSGAEANELAIKLARLWATRNNKPGREIITFENAFHGRTLATTTASWGRSRSNDVFEPLPQGFHQSPFNDLEKLKQAVTTNTIAILLEPVQGEGGINIATPEFMAGIAQLCEKQNLLLLMDEVQTGMGRTGKFFAFEHYGIKPDVITLAKGLAGGLPLGATLAITKVAQHMVPGLHGSTFGGNPVACAASLEVLKLLTPRALQQIQKSAECIKDILSSFTEFPSVKAIRSFGLMTGMELHESGDPYVELARERGLLINCTQGHVLRFLPPYFISRPDLMRCIKILRSVFETLNKPSRTTK, from the coding sequence ATGAACAACCCCTTCGCTGAAAAAGAACTTAAACATTTCCTTCACACCTTCAAACGCCAACCGCTCTTGATCGCCAAAGCCAAGGGAGCGCTGGTGTGGGACAATCATGGGAAAAAGTACTTTGATTTCTTTTCTGGACTGGCCGTCTGCGGCGTGGGCCACAACCATCCGAAAGTGGTCCAAGCCATTCGATCACAAGCAGGGAAAGTGCTCCACTCCTCCAATTATTTTTATACCCATCCCCAAATGCAATTGGCGGAAAGTTTAACCAGGCGTTATGAAGGGTCTCGGGTCTTCTTTTCGAATTCAGGGGCTGAAGCCAACGAACTGGCCATTAAACTGGCTCGGTTGTGGGCCACCCGAAATAACAAACCCGGGCGGGAGATCATCACATTCGAAAATGCCTTTCATGGACGCACTCTGGCCACCACCACCGCCTCTTGGGGCCGATCCCGTTCCAATGATGTGTTTGAACCGCTCCCTCAAGGGTTTCACCAGTCTCCGTTCAATGATCTGGAAAAGCTGAAACAAGCCGTGACGACGAACACCATCGCTATTTTACTCGAGCCCGTCCAAGGAGAGGGGGGCATCAACATTGCGACTCCGGAATTCATGGCGGGTATTGCTCAACTTTGTGAAAAACAAAATTTGCTTTTGCTTATGGATGAAGTGCAAACCGGAATGGGACGAACGGGGAAATTTTTTGCTTTTGAACATTATGGGATCAAACCAGATGTCATAACCCTGGCCAAAGGACTGGCTGGCGGACTTCCCTTGGGAGCCACTTTGGCGATCACAAAAGTGGCACAACACATGGTTCCGGGACTTCATGGCTCGACTTTTGGCGGAAATCCGGTTGCTTGCGCGGCCTCTCTGGAAGTATTAAAACTCCTCACGCCACGGGCGCTGCAACAGATTCAAAAATCCGCTGAGTGCATCAAAGACATCCTTTCAAGTTTCACTGAATTCCCTTCCGTAAAAGCCATCCGGTCGTTTGGCTTGATGACCGGAATGGAGCTCCATGAAAGTGGTGATCCCTACGTTGAATTGGCGCGCGAAAGAGGACTTTTGATCAATTGCACCCAAGGCCATGTGCTGCGGTTCTTGCCGCCCTATTTTATTTCAAGACCCGATTTAATGCGCTGCATAAAAATTCTGCGCTCTGTTTTCGAAACATTAAATAAACCGAGTCGCACAACCAAATGA
- the argB gene encoding Acetylglutamate kinase, translating into MKRPLVIKAGGELMIPGPIRKKIILALARIGKKYPVVFVHGGGPQIEEELNRNKIPTRFVKGRRFTSPEAIVHVERVLSGQINKSIAADLAALGRPAVGLSCRDGQTLTAQPIPGLGRAGKPLQTRPALLSVLLKAGFLPVVSSVGSDKKGHPININADDVASALAISLKAANLIFLTNISGVLDKEKNRIPVLKTEKIDKLISSGVITGGMIPKVQSARSAIHQGIGEVDILNGKMGIDFEHGTRIRQ; encoded by the coding sequence ATGAAAAGACCACTTGTTATTAAAGCGGGGGGAGAATTGATGATCCCCGGCCCCATTCGAAAAAAAATAATTTTAGCCCTCGCTCGAATAGGTAAAAAATATCCGGTGGTATTTGTTCATGGGGGAGGACCCCAAATTGAAGAAGAACTCAATCGGAATAAGATACCGACCCGATTCGTTAAAGGACGAAGGTTTACCTCTCCCGAAGCCATCGTGCATGTGGAACGGGTGCTCAGTGGGCAAATCAATAAAAGTATTGCCGCTGACCTTGCCGCCTTGGGTCGCCCAGCGGTGGGACTCTCCTGCCGGGATGGACAAACCCTCACAGCCCAACCAATCCCCGGACTGGGCCGGGCCGGAAAACCCTTGCAGACACGTCCCGCCCTTTTATCAGTACTCCTAAAAGCAGGTTTTCTCCCGGTGGTTTCTTCTGTGGGTTCTGACAAAAAAGGCCATCCCATCAACATCAACGCGGACGACGTCGCCAGTGCTTTGGCCATCAGCCTCAAAGCCGCGAATCTCATTTTCCTGACCAACATTTCAGGAGTGCTCGACAAAGAAAAGAACCGCATTCCGGTTCTCAAAACAGAAAAAATTGACAAACTCATTTCCTCTGGCGTCATCACAGGGGGAATGATCCCCAAAGTTCAATCCGCAAGATCCGCTATTCACCAAGGAATTGGGGAAGTTGACATCCTCAATGGAAAAATGGGAATTGACTTTGAACATGGAACAAGGATCCGCCAATAA
- the eno gene encoding Enolase: MIKSREILDSRGNPTVEVDVILSDGSIGRAAVPSGASTGAHEALEMRDGDPKRYGGKGVLKVVGHIDTKISAALKGQDASNQIQIDERLIELDGTPNKSNLGANAILGVSLACARAGASSKGIALYQHIRESFGYERKSILMPVPLMNVLNGGAHADNNVDIQEFMIVPVRDGSFKEALRCGAEVFHSLKKILQSKNLATSVGDEGGFAPNLSSNEEALELLCQAITSAGYKPGKDVLLALDVASNELYKNGKYTLEGEKGSPSLSAKEMVAFYAKWLKDYPIVSIEDGLYEDDWDGWKIFTDELGKRLQLVGDDLFVTNTSRLQDGINKGVANAILIKVNQIGSLTETIRAIQLATKHGYRSIISHRSGETEDSFIADLAVATGAGQIKTGSASRSDRMAKYNQLLRLEEELGRRASFPGHHVFEGN; encoded by the coding sequence ATGATCAAATCGCGCGAGATTCTTGATTCAAGAGGAAATCCCACCGTTGAAGTCGACGTGATTCTCTCAGACGGCAGTATCGGCCGAGCGGCGGTCCCTTCAGGCGCTTCGACCGGAGCTCACGAAGCTCTCGAAATGCGCGATGGCGATCCCAAACGCTACGGTGGAAAAGGGGTCCTCAAAGTTGTGGGCCACATTGACACCAAAATATCCGCCGCGCTTAAAGGACAAGACGCCTCCAACCAAATCCAAATTGACGAACGCCTCATTGAACTTGACGGAACTCCCAATAAATCGAATTTGGGCGCAAACGCCATTTTGGGAGTCTCTTTGGCTTGCGCTCGAGCCGGCGCATCGTCGAAAGGAATTGCTTTGTACCAACACATTCGTGAATCATTTGGATATGAACGCAAATCGATCCTGATGCCCGTGCCATTAATGAACGTGCTTAATGGGGGAGCTCATGCCGACAATAACGTCGATATTCAAGAATTCATGATTGTTCCTGTCCGTGATGGGTCTTTTAAAGAAGCGCTTCGTTGCGGTGCTGAAGTGTTCCACTCCCTTAAAAAAATTCTTCAAAGTAAAAACCTGGCCACCTCGGTGGGAGACGAAGGCGGGTTCGCCCCCAATCTTTCCTCAAATGAAGAGGCCCTCGAACTCCTCTGTCAAGCGATCACAAGTGCGGGATACAAACCTGGCAAAGACGTCCTTTTGGCTTTGGACGTGGCTTCCAATGAACTGTACAAGAACGGGAAATATACGCTGGAAGGGGAAAAAGGGTCCCCGTCCCTGAGCGCCAAAGAAATGGTTGCTTTCTATGCAAAATGGCTTAAGGACTATCCCATTGTGTCCATTGAAGACGGCCTGTATGAAGATGATTGGGATGGATGGAAAATATTTACGGATGAACTTGGAAAAAGGCTTCAATTGGTCGGAGATGATCTTTTCGTGACCAACACCTCCCGTCTCCAAGATGGAATCAACAAAGGGGTGGCGAATGCCATTTTGATAAAAGTCAACCAAATTGGAAGTCTCACAGAAACCATTCGCGCCATCCAATTGGCCACCAAACATGGCTATCGCTCGATTATTTCTCACCGCTCCGGTGAAACAGAGGATTCTTTTATCGCTGACTTGGCTGTGGCCACAGGCGCCGGCCAAATAAAAACAGGATCAGCTTCTCGATCGGACCGAATGGCCAAATACAATCAACTCCTGCGACTTGAGGAGGAGCTGGGGCGTCGGGCCAGTTTCCCCGGCCATCATGTTTTCGAAGGGAATTGA